The nucleotide window GTGTTTGTTTAACTGTGGTTGATATAGTTGCTGATGAGTACAAGGTTACAGCAATTAAAGAGTCATTAGATAAAACTAATTTAAGCGAGTTAGTGATAGGAAATGAAGTAAACCTTGAAAGAGGAATGAAGTTAGGAGCTAGGTTAGATGGTCATATAGTACAAGGACATGTTGATAAAACGGGAGTTTGTGAAAATGTAAAAGACGATGATGGAAGTACTATTTTTACTTTTTCTTATGATTTTGACGGTAATGTAACTATTGAAAAAGGATCAATTACGGTTAATGGAGTTAGTTTAACTGTTGTGAATTCTAAGAAAAATGAATTCAGTGTAGCTATTATACCTTATACGCTAGAGCATACCACATTTAAAAACTTTGTAAAAGGTACTAAAGTGAATTTAGAGTTTGATGTTATTGGTAAATACGTTACTAGATTACAAGGCTTAAATAATTATTAGTTTTTTATTCGGTTCTTTAAAGTAAAGATATTAGCTTTAATTATAGGTAGTTGAACTTTATATGGTAACGTGTTAATTTTTTTGATACCTAAAAATACTGAAAAGACAGTATTTAGTTTTTTTTAAAAAGTAAAAAAAGAGTAGTTTTAAAACCTGAAGAAAGAAGGAAAAGGTTAAATAATTGCTGTTGTTTTTCCTAAATGTATTTGGATAAATTAATCAAATTATTTTATGGAACTTTTTAAATCGATTGCTTTATGTTTTTCTGGAGGTGGCTATAGGGCTGCTTGTTTTTCTTTAGGAACTCTTTCTCTTCTTGAAAAAGTTGGCTTGTTAGAAAATGTTAAAGCAATATCTACAGTATCTGGAGGTACTATTACTGGTGTAAAATATGTGCAATCTCAAATTGAAGGAAAAGATTTTGATGCTTTTTTAGATGATTATTATAATTGGCTTGATAAAGATGAGTTAGCAAGTAATGCTATAAGTCATTTACGAGGGCCTTTGGTGTGGAACAAACCAGAAAATAAGCATAAAAGGAAAAACCCTATTAATGCTTTTTCAATTGAATACAATAACTTTACGAATAACACTACATTAGGACAGATTCAAAATTTAATTAATGAGGGTGGTTCAAAGACTCATTTAGAAAGAGTGATTTTTAATGCCACAGATTTTGATAGTACTCACCAATTTAGATTTCAAAATATAAAAGGAAATCAAAAAAGGTTTGGAAATGGTAAAGCTCATAGTAAATACAAGCATATTATAGATGATATTAAGTTAGGTGATGTTATAGCAGCATCTACAGCTTTTCCTGGAGGTTTTGAACCTATTGGCTTTCCATATGATTTTACATCAAAATATAATGATCTAAATGAAATAGGGTTAATGGATGGTGGTATTGTTGACAATCAAGGTACTTCTGTTTTTGTTTCTGAAGCTCAAAGTAACAGTGATGAGAGTTATGATTTGTATTTTGTTAGTGATGTTGCTTCACCTTATCCAGGAAAAGGTTTTGAATTTGCGTCAAAAAGTAAGTTTAGTAAATATGCATCGTTACTATCTAGTGCATTTACATTATTAATTGTGCTAATGGCAACCGTTTTTTTCTTCATAAAAAAATGGTTAGTATGGTATACTATAAGTGTAATATTTTTTGCGTTTTTAACGTTTATACACTTTTTGTTTTTCTCGCTTTCTAAATTAATGCAAAATCAAACAGGAATAGATCAGCAATTATATTTGCCACCGAGAAGAGTTGGTTTTTATATTATTAACAGAGCAAAATCACTAATGCGAATGGCTGGTGTTATTTTTCTTAAAAATGACAGGCGACAGCATGCAACAGCTATATACAGTACTTTTCCTAATAAAGTAATTTCATCTACTGTATATGAATTAAGATGTAAAGATTCTTCAGGAAATCAAACAGATAAGCCTGAAAGGGTTAGGAATTGGGATAAAATAGTTAAGTATACTGGTGCTATAAGTAATGAAGTTATAAGAAACTCCATAAAAAGTGCTTCATTTGGTACCACGTTATGGTTTACTAAAAAAGAGAAAAAAAATAAGATGTTAGAAAGCTTAATAGCGAGCGGAGAATATACAGCATGTTATAATTTATTGGCACATATTATTATACAATATGGTAGTAGGTCAACTTCAATCCCCCTTTTTAATGAGTTAATGGTGCTTTGGAA belongs to Tenacibaculum sp. MAR_2010_89 and includes:
- a CDS encoding riboflavin synthase encodes the protein MFTGIIETLGIVTKLEKEKGNLHLTVKSSITNELKIDQSVAHNGVCLTVVDIVADEYKVTAIKESLDKTNLSELVIGNEVNLERGMKLGARLDGHIVQGHVDKTGVCENVKDDDGSTIFTFSYDFDGNVTIEKGSITVNGVSLTVVNSKKNEFSVAIIPYTLEHTTFKNFVKGTKVNLEFDVIGKYVTRLQGLNNY
- a CDS encoding patatin-like phospholipase family protein, which translates into the protein MELFKSIALCFSGGGYRAACFSLGTLSLLEKVGLLENVKAISTVSGGTITGVKYVQSQIEGKDFDAFLDDYYNWLDKDELASNAISHLRGPLVWNKPENKHKRKNPINAFSIEYNNFTNNTTLGQIQNLINEGGSKTHLERVIFNATDFDSTHQFRFQNIKGNQKRFGNGKAHSKYKHIIDDIKLGDVIAASTAFPGGFEPIGFPYDFTSKYNDLNEIGLMDGGIVDNQGTSVFVSEAQSNSDESYDLYFVSDVASPYPGKGFEFASKSKFSKYASLLSSAFTLLIVLMATVFFFIKKWLVWYTISVIFFAFLTFIHFLFFSLSKLMQNQTGIDQQLYLPPRRVGFYIINRAKSLMRMAGVIFLKNDRRQHATAIYSTFPNKVISSTVYELRCKDSSGNQTDKPERVRNWDKIVKYTGAISNEVIRNSIKSASFGTTLWFTKKEKKNKMLESLIASGEYTACYNLLAHIIIQYGSRSTSIPLFNELMVLWKEFQINPTFLIEERKARFNK